From Symphalangus syndactylus isolate Jambi chromosome 17, NHGRI_mSymSyn1-v2.1_pri, whole genome shotgun sequence, one genomic window encodes:
- the GADD45B gene encoding growth arrest and DNA damage-inducible protein GADD45 beta, giving the protein MTLEELVACDNAAQKMQTVTAAVEELLVAAQRQDRLTVGVYESAKLMNVDPDSVVLCLLAIDEEEEDDIALQIHFTLIQSFCCDNDINIVRVSGMQRLAQLLGEPAETQGTTEARDLHCLLVTNSHTDAWKSHGLVEVASYCEESRGNNQWVPYISLQER; this is encoded by the exons ATGACGCTGGAAGAGCTCGTGGCGTGCGACAACGCGGCGCAGAA GATGCAGACTGTGACCGCCGCGGTGGAGGAGCTTTTGGTGGCCGCTCAGCGCCAGGATCGCCTCACAGTGGGGGTGTACGAGTCGGCCAAGTTGATGAATGT GGACCCAGACAGCGTGGTCCTCTGTCtcttggccattgacgaggaggaggaggatgacatCGCCCTGCAAATCCACTTCACGCTCATCCAGTCCTTCTGCTGTGACAACGACATCAACATCGTGCGGGTGTCGGGCATGCAGCGCCTGGCGCAGCTCCTGGGAGAGCCGGCCGAGACCCAGGGCACCACCGAGGCCCGAGACCTGCATTGTCTCCTGGTCACG AACTCTCACACAGACGCCTGGAAGAGCCACGGCTTGGTAGAGGTAGCCAGCTACTGCGAAGAAAGCCGGGGGAACAACCAGTGGGTCCCCTACATCTCTCTTCAGGAACGCTGA